The following proteins come from a genomic window of Lycium ferocissimum isolate CSIRO_LF1 chromosome 4, AGI_CSIRO_Lferr_CH_V1, whole genome shotgun sequence:
- the LOC132053099 gene encoding histidine-containing phosphotransfer protein 1-like, translating to MEIVGKLQKQFAEFISALYREGFLDDQFLQLQKLQDESNPDFVFEVVSLFFEDSEKLINNLAAALQQQVVDFKQVDSHVHQFKGSSSSIGAQRVKNACMSFKTFCEGKNIEGCVQCLQHVKHEYFLVKNKLETLLRLEQQILAAGGRIPDLS from the exons ATGGAAATTGTAGGGAAATTGCAGAAACAGTTTGCGGAGTTCATTTCAGCTTTATACCGTGAG ggttTCTTGGATGATCAGTTTCTTCAACTTCAGAAACTGCAAGATGAGAGCAACCCAGATTTTGTATTTGAAGTAGTGTCACTTTTCTTTGAAGATTCAGAAAAACTTATCAACAATCTGGCAGCAGCTCT TCAACAACAGGTTGTGGATTTTAAGCAAGTTGATTCTCATGTCCACCAGTTCAAGGGTAGCAGTTCTAG CATAGGTGCACAAAGAGTAAAGAACGCTTGTATGTCTTTCAAAACCTTCTGTGAAGGGAAAAACATTGAAGG ATGTGTGCAATGTCTGCAGCACGTGAAACATGAATACTTTCTTGTGAAGAACAAACTTGAAACCTTGTTAAGG CTGGAGCAGCAAATCTTGGCGGCTGGTGGTAGGATTCCTGACCTGTCATAG
- the LOC132053102 gene encoding LRR receptor-like serine/threonine-protein kinase ERL1, with product MIPFFVFLTPLFFLLQNSFFVHGILDPIDFLALQAIRKSLDDLPGSKYFASWDFTSEPCDFAGVYCSGNKVIALNLGDPRAGSPGLTGNLDPSIGKLSDLAEFTVVPGRITGPLPESISQLKNLRFLGVSRNFLSGDIPASLGQLRGLQTLDLSFNQLTGNIPWAIGALPTLSNVILCHNHLSGSIPPFVSQRLTRLDLKHNELSGTLLPNSLPSSLEYLSLSWNQLSGPVDYLLTRLNQLNYLDLSLNRFTGCIPGILFTFPLTNLQLQRNLFTGPVLPMSQVTIPTVDISFNRFFGEISPLLSNVQNLYLNNNRFTGQVPAVLVDRLLAAGIQVLYLQHNFLTGIEIKPTVEIPVSSSLCLQYNCMIPPVQTACPLKAGKQKSRPTNQCVEWKGQKGEKTNNIKG from the coding sequence ATGATAccattctttgtttttttgaCTCCCCTGTTTTTCCTTCTGCAAAATAGTTTCTTTGTACATGGGATTTTAGACCCAATTGATTTCTTAGCTTTACAAGCGATTCGGAAAAGCTTAGATGATTTACCAGGTTCGAAATATTTTGCTTCATGGGATTTCACCTCTGAGCCATGTGACTTCGCTGGAGTTTACTGCAGTGGAAATAAAGTGATCGCACTGAATCTTGGTGATCCAAGAGCCGGGTCACCGGGTTTAACCGGAAATTTGGATCCTTCTATTGGGAAACTCTCTGATCTTGCGGAGTTTACAGTGGTTCCGGGTCGGATAACGGGTCCATTACCCGAAAGTATTTCTCAGTTGAAAAACCTGAGGTTTCTTGGAGTTAGCCGGAATTTTCTTTCCGGTGATATTCCGGCTTCATTAGGCCAACTTAGGGGGTTACAAACACTTGACCTTAGTTTTAATCAGCTTACTGGTAATATCCCTTGGGCTATTGGAGCACTTCCAACATTGTCCAACGTTATATTATGTCACAACCATTTGTCTGGTTCAATACCACCTTTTGTGTCCCAAAGATTAACCCGTTTAGACCTTAAACACAACGAACTTTCTGGTACCCTTTTGCCTAATTCACTTCCTTCATCACTTGAATACTTGTCATTGTCATGGAACCAGTTATCAGGTCCAGTTGATTATCTTTTAACTCGGTTGAACCAGTTGAACTACCTTGATCTTAGCTTGAACCGGTTCACTGGCTGCATTCCAGGaatcttgtttactttcccacTCACAAATCTTCAACTACAAAGGAATTTATTTACTGGTCCGGTTTTACCCATGTCACAAGTGACAATACCAACGGTGGATATCAGTTTTAACAGGTTTTTTGGGGAGATATCACCATTGTTGTCTAATGTGCAGAATTTGTATCTGAATAATAACCGGTTCACTGGTCAGGTTCCAGCGGTTTTGGTGGACCGTTTGTTAGCAGCAGGGATACAGGTTTTGTATTTACAGCATAATTTTCTGACAGGGATTGAGATTAAACCAACGGTGGAGATTCCGGTTAGCAGTTCACTGTGTTTGCAGTATAATTGCATGATTCCGCCGGTTCAGACCGCTTGTCCGTTGAAAGCCGGGAAGCAGAAGAGTAGGCCTACAAATCAGTGTGTGGAGTGGAAGGGGCAAAAGggtgaaaaaacaaacaatattaaaggataa
- the LOC132053100 gene encoding receptor-like cytosolic serine/threonine-protein kinase RBK2, with protein sequence MDNEKVNGSPDTVLEDFLRVAVSESDSSKASTSDLEVAKNQRGASRWAGFFELFRAKSKRYLAKDPLNSLKLSSKRFSSSMREFVGIVKNPIVDDDLSYFKPQWRNFTLSELQAATNSFHQENLIGKGGYAEVYKGCLRNGTFVAIKQLTKGPQDERTGDFLSELGIMAHVNHPNTAKLIGYAVEGGLFLVLELSPNGSLANMFQMSKQKLDWKIRYKVAIGIAEGLQYLHEGGQRRIIHRDIKAANILLTKDFEPQICDFGLAKWLPERWTHLTISKFEGTFGYLAPEFLMHGIVDEKTDVFAFGVLILELITGRRALDFSQQSLVIWAKPLLKKNKIRELVDPLLADDYNLLQMNLMVLVASLCIHQSSIRRPRLSQVLQLLKGNRGSLDIIRRCRKSSHWTRHYEELFSAEECKMTRGLSMREQIPIEV encoded by the exons ATGGACAACGAAAAGGTAAACGGTTCTCCTGACActgttttggaggatttttTAAGGGTTGCAGTGTCAGAATCAGACTCTTCAAAAGCCAGCACTTCAGACTTGGAAGTTGCAAAGAATCAGAGAGGTGCTTCAAGATGGGCTGGATTTTTCGAGCTATTTCGAGCGAAATCGAAGAGATACTTGGCTAAAGATCCTCTAAATTCTCTTAAACTATCTAGTAAAAGATTTAGCAGCAGCATGAGAGAGTTTGTTGGGATTGTGAAAAATCCcattgttgatgatgatttgaGTTACTTCAAGCCTCAGTGGAGGAATTTCACCCTCTCTGAGCTACAGGCTGCAACAAACAGTTTCCACCAAG AAAACTTGATAGGAAAGGGTGGTTATGCGGAAGTTTACAAAGGATGTTTAAGAAATGGAACATTTGTTGCGATTAAGCAGCTAACAAAGGGACCTCAAGATGAGAGAACAGGGGATTTTTTATCGGAGCTTGGGATAATGGCTCATGTCAACCATCCAAACACTGCTAAGTTGATTGGTTATGCAGTTGAAGGTGGActctttcttgttcttgaacTTTCTCCTAATGGAAGCTTGGCCAATATGTTTCAGA TGTCAAAGCAGAAACTAGACTGGAAAATCAGGTATAAGGTAGCTATAGGAATAGCTGAAGGACTTCAATATCTTCATGAGGGTGGTCAAAGAAGAATTATCCACAGAGATATTAAGGCTGCAAATATATTACTTACAAAGGACTTTGAGCCTCAG ATTTGTGATTTTGGCCTTGCAAAATGGTTGCCAGAGCGATGGACCCACCTCACTATATCCAAGTTTGAAGGCACATTTGG CTACCTTGCTCCGGAGTTCTTAATGCATGGCATAGTTGATGAAAAAACCGATGTTTTTGCTTTCGGAGTGCTAATCTTGGAACTTATCACTGGACGCCGAGCTCTTGATTTCTCACAGCAAAGCCTTGTCATATGG GCCAAACCCCTGCTGAAGAAGAACAAAATTAGAGAGCTTGTTGATCCTTTACTTGCTGATGACTACAACTTATTACAGATGAACCTCATGGTCTTGGTTGCTTCTTTGTGTATACATCAATCTTCCATCAGACGTCCACGGTTAAGTCAG GTTCTGCAGCTTCTTAAAGGCAACCGTGGCAGCCTAGATATTATCAGGAGATGCCGAAAATCATCCCATTGGACGAGGCACTATGAAGAACTCTTTAGTGCAGAAGAATGCAAAATGACCAGAGGTTTAAGTATGCGGGAACAAATACCAATTGAAGTCTGA